One Flavobacterium sp. 90 DNA segment encodes these proteins:
- a CDS encoding alpha-L-fucosidase, protein MKKITLYVLFLSMSWIGMMAQTYTPSEGNIKNRKEFQDDKFGMFIHFGPYSVLGNGEWVMNTENIRVTEYGRLINVFNPQDFDAKKWVGIAKAAGMKYITFTTRHHDGFSNFDTKLSDWKITNTHFKRDLLKELAEECHKEGIKLFCYYSLLDWTRTDYQYETGKTGKGTGRTAKSDWDSYIRFMKGQLTELLTNYGEIGGIWFDGHWDQLDNDTDKTLTSKVNWHYDEIYKLIHTLQPNCLISNNHHLTPIQGEDFQAFEKDLPGGNTSGFGGQSVSQLPLETCETMNNSWGFDINDRKYKSTKDLLHYMINAASLNANFLLNVGPMADGSIQPEFVATLKEIGIWMDKNGKSIYGTRGNVIKPQDWGVFTAKDKTLFAHIIKTPNQAEYIFIPEMKQKIKKCYLMESKKELKFKQQPEGTFVYLNGEKLDEIDTIIEMQIQ, encoded by the coding sequence ATGAAAAAAATAACACTTTATGTACTTTTCCTCTCGATGAGCTGGATAGGAATGATGGCACAAACCTATACTCCTTCGGAAGGAAATATTAAGAATAGAAAAGAATTTCAAGACGATAAATTTGGGATGTTCATTCACTTTGGACCCTATAGCGTTCTGGGAAATGGCGAATGGGTTATGAACACTGAAAACATCAGAGTAACCGAATACGGAAGATTAATTAACGTTTTTAATCCTCAGGATTTTGATGCTAAAAAATGGGTTGGTATTGCAAAAGCAGCGGGAATGAAATACATCACTTTTACCACGCGTCACCACGATGGTTTTAGCAATTTTGACACCAAATTATCAGATTGGAAAATTACAAATACACATTTTAAAAGAGATTTATTAAAAGAATTGGCTGAAGAATGCCATAAAGAAGGTATTAAGTTGTTCTGTTATTATTCGCTTTTAGACTGGACTAGAACCGATTACCAATACGAAACAGGAAAAACAGGGAAAGGAACAGGAAGAACTGCAAAAAGTGATTGGGATAGCTATATCCGTTTTATGAAAGGACAGTTAACAGAATTGCTGACCAATTACGGAGAAATCGGTGGTATTTGGTTCGACGGACATTGGGACCAATTAGATAATGATACTGATAAAACATTAACATCAAAAGTAAACTGGCATTATGATGAAATTTACAAATTGATTCATACACTTCAACCTAACTGTTTGATTTCAAACAATCACCATTTAACGCCTATTCAAGGAGAAGATTTTCAAGCATTTGAAAAAGATTTACCTGGCGGAAATACCTCTGGATTTGGAGGACAATCTGTTTCTCAATTGCCTTTGGAAACATGCGAAACGATGAACAATTCCTGGGGATTTGATATAAATGACAGAAAATATAAATCGACCAAAGATTTACTGCATTATATGATAAATGCAGCCAGTTTGAATGCTAATTTCCTTTTGAATGTTGGACCAATGGCTGACGGATCAATCCAACCGGAATTTGTGGCAACTTTGAAAGAAATAGGAATCTGGATGGATAAAAACGGAAAAAGTATTTACGGAACAAGAGGCAATGTGATAAAACCGCAAGATTGGGGCGTATTTACGGCCAAAGACAAAACCTTGTTTGCACACATCATAAAAACACCGAATCAGGCGGAGTATATTTTCATCCCGGAGATGAAACAAAAAATCAAAAAATGTTATTTGATGGAGAGCAAAAAGGAGCTTAAATTCAAACAACAACCTGAAGGTACTTTTGTGTATTTGAATGGTGAGAAATTGGATGAAATAGATACGATAATTGAAATGCAAATACAGTAA
- a CDS encoding phosphotransferase, with protein MEELIKTVFKDFYPNKTILTYSAIQFGLINSTYKIETADGDYILQKMNQVVFPNIKSLLNNKIKTTWYLNANGFPTLKFIANSEGHFYSQQGQAIWQLSTYIPSVVLDRIDSNTVANQVGAYLAKFHKALLGFPISELEYTIPDFHNTIKRFSDFEESVNNASPERLSKAKESIVFLESNFKTIQRVANAINTQKIPVRVVHNDTKIGNMLFDEDKNILCIIDFDTVMPGSIFHDVGDSLRTGANKATEEEKDLSKVCFDIEIYEAFMKAYVAEASCFMSEEEADNIHLSLPLILFEQACRFLGDYLNNDSYYTTTYQDQNLVRAKTQIKLMDDVQLYLKTKKQVIFK; from the coding sequence ATGGAAGAATTAATTAAAACTGTCTTTAAAGATTTTTATCCCAATAAAACAATCCTTACTTATTCGGCCATACAATTTGGTCTGATCAATAGCACTTATAAAATTGAGACTGCTGATGGCGATTATATCTTGCAAAAAATGAATCAGGTTGTGTTTCCCAATATAAAATCGTTATTGAACAACAAGATAAAAACCACTTGGTATTTGAACGCAAACGGGTTTCCCACTTTAAAATTTATAGCAAATAGTGAGGGACATTTTTATTCACAACAAGGCCAGGCGATTTGGCAGCTTTCAACTTATATTCCTTCCGTGGTTTTAGATCGGATTGATTCAAACACAGTTGCAAATCAGGTTGGCGCTTATTTGGCAAAGTTTCATAAAGCATTGCTCGGTTTTCCAATTTCGGAATTAGAGTACACAATTCCGGATTTTCATAACACTATAAAAAGGTTTTCTGATTTTGAAGAAAGTGTAAACAATGCTTCACCGGAAAGGTTGTCCAAAGCAAAAGAATCAATTGTGTTTTTAGAATCTAATTTTAAAACGATACAACGTGTTGCCAATGCAATAAATACGCAAAAAATACCTGTGAGAGTTGTGCATAACGATACTAAAATAGGGAATATGCTTTTTGATGAAGATAAAAATATTTTATGCATCATTGATTTTGATACGGTAATGCCCGGAAGTATTTTTCATGATGTAGGTGATAGCTTAAGAACGGGAGCCAATAAAGCTACAGAAGAAGAAAAAGATTTATCAAAAGTATGTTTCGACATCGAAATCTATGAGGCTTTTATGAAAGCTTATGTTGCCGAAGCTTCTTGTTTTATGTCTGAAGAAGAAGCAGATAATATTCATCTAAGTTTACCACTAATCCTTTTTGAACAAGCCTGTCGTTTTTTGGGAGATTATTTAAATAATGACAGTTATTATACTACAACATACCAAGATCAGAATCTGGTAAGAGCAAAAACGCAGATTAAGCTTATGGATGATGTACAGTTGTATTTAAAGACAAAAAAACAAGTCATCTTCAAGTAA
- a CDS encoding beta-N-acetylhexosaminidase, producing MMKSFFFSLLLCSTLSFAQEVNIIPQPVEVVRNSGNFVINSETSLVVINKEDNATATFLNDYLFNYYGFKLSVVKKANKNAIKLISQKNIEGLKSEGYKLKSDQNGVEINGNSPMGTFYGMQTLIQLLPVEKSNNLAIAAVEVKDQPRFAYRGAMLDVGRHFFSVEFVKKYIDYLALHKMNYFHWHLTEDQGWRIEIKKYPKLTEIGSKRNGSIIGSYPGKGSDNTPEGGFYTQEEVKDIVKYASDRFITVIPEIEMPGHSSAAIAAYPELSCFPDEKTNLSDNMISDKSKQEMANGRNKIVQETWGVHTDVFVPTENTFKFLENVLDEVIALFPSKYIHVGGDESPKDAWKRSAFCQQMIKDKNLKDEHGLQSYFIQRMEKYINKKGRTLIGWDEILEGGLAPNAIVMSWRGEEGGIAAAKEKHQVIMTPGSHVYLDHSQTKNEKQVTIGGFLPLETVYGYEPIPKELNEQQAKYVLGAQANVWTEYMANPAKVEYMIFPRLSALSEVLWSSKESKNWTEFQTKIETMKKRYTIWGANYFKED from the coding sequence ATGATGAAATCATTTTTCTTTTCACTTCTTTTATGCAGTACATTGTCGTTTGCACAAGAAGTAAATATCATTCCTCAGCCAGTGGAAGTTGTTAGAAATAGCGGAAATTTTGTGATTAATTCGGAAACCAGCTTGGTTGTTATCAATAAAGAAGATAATGCTACGGCTACTTTTTTGAATGATTATTTGTTTAATTATTATGGTTTTAAGTTGTCTGTGGTAAAAAAGGCAAATAAAAATGCCATTAAATTAATAAGTCAAAAGAATATTGAAGGACTTAAAAGTGAAGGCTATAAGTTAAAATCAGATCAAAATGGTGTCGAAATTAACGGTAATTCACCAATGGGAACTTTCTACGGAATGCAAACCCTTATTCAATTGCTTCCTGTAGAAAAAAGTAATAATCTGGCAATTGCAGCAGTAGAGGTTAAAGATCAACCACGTTTTGCTTACAGAGGAGCTATGCTTGATGTTGGACGTCATTTTTTTTCGGTTGAATTTGTAAAAAAGTATATTGATTATTTAGCCTTACATAAAATGAATTATTTTCATTGGCATTTAACCGAAGACCAAGGTTGGAGAATTGAAATAAAAAAATATCCAAAACTTACTGAAATAGGTTCTAAAAGAAATGGAAGTATTATTGGAAGTTATCCGGGTAAAGGAAGTGATAATACACCAGAAGGAGGTTTTTATACTCAGGAAGAGGTAAAAGATATTGTAAAATATGCTTCAGATCGTTTTATAACGGTAATTCCGGAAATTGAAATGCCGGGACACAGTAGCGCTGCTATTGCCGCTTATCCGGAGTTGAGTTGTTTTCCAGACGAGAAAACTAATCTTTCGGATAATATGATCTCTGATAAGAGCAAGCAGGAAATGGCAAACGGAAGAAATAAAATTGTTCAGGAAACCTGGGGAGTTCATACAGATGTGTTTGTTCCAACAGAAAATACGTTTAAATTTCTGGAAAATGTTCTTGATGAAGTGATCGCTTTATTTCCATCAAAATACATTCACGTAGGTGGAGATGAATCTCCTAAAGATGCCTGGAAAAGAAGTGCATTTTGTCAGCAAATGATAAAAGACAAAAATTTGAAGGATGAGCATGGTCTTCAAAGTTATTTCATCCAACGCATGGAAAAATACATTAATAAAAAAGGCAGAACCTTAATTGGCTGGGACGAAATTTTAGAAGGCGGTCTTGCGCCAAATGCTATCGTAATGAGCTGGAGAGGTGAAGAAGGCGGAATTGCAGCTGCAAAAGAAAAGCATCAGGTAATTATGACTCCGGGAAGCCATGTTTATTTAGATCATTCTCAAACTAAGAACGAAAAACAAGTTACTATAGGAGGGTTTTTGCCATTGGAAACAGTTTATGGTTATGAGCCAATTCCGAAAGAGTTGAACGAGCAACAAGCAAAATACGTTTTGGGAGCTCAGGCAAATGTCTGGACAGAATATATGGCTAATCCTGCCAAAGTAGAATATATGATATTTCCTCGTTTAAGCGCTTTAAGCGAAGTATTGTGGTCTTCAAAAGAAAGTAAAAATTGGACTGAATTTCAAACAAAAATTGAAACGATGAAAAAGCGATATACGATTTGGGGAGCTAACTATTTTAAAGAGGATTAA